AGAAACAATAGAATGATCAAAAAGTAAGGCTTATGCTTAGAAATAGTAGAACATAAAATAACATACTATTGAATAATACGtaaagtaataaaataaaaaaaaactgtagaaATTTCAAGTAACTCAAGGGTTTAACTTAATTCCAACTGGCCCATGAGAGCTATTCAGTGCAATTAAGGAAAGAGGTTTATGGTCTGCTTGAACACGGTCACACATTCCGTATAATCAACCAACTCAGTGACACCGTAATCGAAGATAGAAAAAACTATTAAACTCACACATTGCGCACGACAAGCGCGACACATTCAATAGGCAATCGTCAACCGTGAGCTCATTAAAATACTGTAAATTTCTCTTCACATGCCATCTTAAGACGTGATAATTTGTTAACCAACCAGGCAATACTCTAACTACCGCCACGCCATCGAGCATCACCCGCTCCAAAACGGGGCACCACCGGGCAAGGGAAAATAACCTCCGGAGACACtggggaaggaaaataaattcatCCACCATGGTGCGATTGATGGTTCTCGGTTCTGCCATTccttccaacacacacacacacacacacatcaactCCCAAAACCAACGCCCGGCAGTCATTAATAGGCTCGCACCAGCGATGTTTACATTTCTTCCGGGTGAGACGTTAAAATGCACCGAGAAAACCGAACCAATTTTCACCCGCGCCTTCGGATGACCTTTTCCTGAagggaagaaaataacttaccatacacacacgcagatACGGTACAGCGCACGATCAGCCCCGGTAGCGATCTGCGTACGATCGACGTTACGGCATAACACAACCGTGAACCGCGAGGGGGAGAGTAGATCGCTCTGTCTTGGTTCCGTCTTGGTCCTCCCATTTATTTACCAGCGGCCGACAGAAGTGCTAAGTGCTATACTTAATTAAATACTTCTTGAATGCCATGTTTACTTTAGCCCGGCATTCACCGATCGACCGAGCAAAAGATGCTGGCGGTGGTTTCCGCTGTTTTCTGGGGAAGCTCTGGCGCAGCTCTGTGTTTACCATCGGccggaaacgaaacgaaacccgGACTTTTTAAACGAAAGACACAGACGATGGCCTGAAGGCagcgggagagaaagagagagtgttcGATAATTGTACGATTTATGGTGTGGCATTTTTAGCGGTGCAAGTCGTGGCACGTGCCCActaatggggtttttttttttgagtaaggtttgcgttttgtttgctcttgCATTTCACCAATATTTAGATTTCGTGGCCTCTCACATATGTGTAGCTACTTTGAATGTGTAATCATTATGGTTCTATGCTTCAATTTTCGTTTTTCCTTTGAATTCAGTAAATCTTTACCGAGAAAGGGTAATAAACTACGTTCGACTTTGTAAGATCATTCGATCACCTGACCAGTACATGTATCATTACAATCGCTTTTCCAATTTAGATCGTTTCAATGTTTCAATTTTGCAGCTTCAGTCACCTAATCGCATAAGGGTCATTACACGTTACAGTGTTTAAAACATAGCTAACGAGACTCATTGTCCGTCAAACTATTGAACCTCAATCGAAAGAAGGTCACGTGTCAAATGTCACTCATAATCGGGAAGTAAGTGTCGGGACCTGGACGGAGGATGTGGCCGTATTGCACCCATCATTTTCTACCCAGCGATCCATTACAATTTATGAAAGGAGTTTAACTCATTCTGACGTGTAAGTTTTGCATCAATGGACTGACGGCGGAAGAGTAAAATGAGTGGAATGTCATGTAGAACGGATTATATGAAAGACACATTCTCATTCACGAGTTCGTTAGGCTTCCTCGAGAATGTTGCCTCGCTCGATGACAGAGCTTGTGGGATTCAGACGAACTTGGGAGGCACCTTTATTCGATAGCTCCAAAAGTATCTTTAAGGCCCTGGTTTGGCAGGCTCTCGGTGAAGCAGAGCTTCATTAAAATGATGTCCACACTCATGTCTAATCATTATGCTTTGGGCGTCATCTGCAGCGTTCATCTGCATCACTTTTGTCAGTGGTAGAAGCTAAAGGAAAGCCGAGATAGGAGTCTCGATAAGAAACATTCTGGCCGTCAAGGATATAGACTACCGAAAATCATGTAGTATTTCGTCAGAACTAACGAATATTTAAATGTTGTAGTATCAATGTATAGATGTACTTGCATAAACGTATAGTAAATGTGGTAACTAAGTGAATGTTATATGTAGTATGAACACTCGATAATAGCATATTATGATGATAATAGCATAGGATGTTTGCTATGTAGGAATTCCTGACAGAGGAAACATAAACCTACTATCATAGGGCATCAACGAGCTCCAATAAAATACCCCGAACCAGAAAACCGTTCTCTAGAAACTCTACCAAACTACAAGCCTGgataaaatgcaaaataatccCCGTAAAGGATAATGACGATTAATACCGGCCAGCGAAAAATTGGTCCGATCATGTCGCACAACCGAGTATGCCCGGAATAAGGCAGGAATGAGGATGGAAATGCCACTCatttgaaaatgtacgcaGATCGCAAATAGTCTGACAATAAAAGGTTGTAAGAATAAAGTTGATAAACATTTTTGAATGTATATTTTGTTCTAGATTGCTTGCCATTTCAAGTAAAGGATTACACGCAATAATCTTTCAATAAAATCAAACCTTTTGCGAAGTTGAAAACAAATGGAAATTTGTACGATAACTTATATGTTTTCAAAATAAGTTATTAAAAGAATTTGTTGATTTCAACTCCAAATAATAACCAATACACAATTAGCAAGTATCAATATCAAGTGGTTTTAATTCAAATGAATACGTTTCAAAGGCATGGAAATTTTGTCAGTTGGGTAAAgtttatatatttatgtatgttataatatttttattatactttattattttatgttaatGATTTGTCTATAAAGTTTTTCTATTATAGTTGCCAATTCGATAAAAAACTAAAGCTGAGAAATGTTTTAAAGTATATTGTTAAAGATTAATTGTTAAAAGTCTATCAGACGTAAatctatagaaaaaaaatctaacttTTATTGAAACTCACAACAATAGTCAATTcaatttacatacattttaaCTAATTTCGATAAGATCAAGTACTCAAAATTTCCGTTTGCATTTGGCCATTTTACGAAATAGCCATAAACCATcctgaatatttaaaaaataaataaatacaaatgtTGAAGATTTGGTATCGTATTGAGAGATACTGCGAACATGCTTTAAAATTTTAAGATTAATAGCTGTAAAGATCTTGGGAAAGATTAAAACACTGTGCTACGGAGCGTCCCTCACAATGTACCGCAAAGACTATCTCTGTTTAGATGACGCATCACGCACGCACAGCACGAAAGATAGATCGCTGTCTGGTTCCCCCATGAGCTACCAAAAGTGTTTAAATTGTAACTATAACCCACCGAGCGAACGCTTTTCCCCATTCACAAAATCAatccaacaaacaaaccgctTACGAGATGAATGTCTCAACCTACCGCTTGACTGACCGCTGGCGTCATCGTGTCCGTAGCCTATACCGTACCCGTGCCCGCACCAGCCAGGTAAAGTTGCCCACTGCAACCGGGACATTGATGTCAACATGCAACCGGGCATACCGTGCAAGACGCTGACGTACGGTCGACTTTTTGATTGaccccgtatgtgtgtgcgtgggtaTACTCCAACACCAACGTTCCCCTTCCCTGGAGTAATATGCACAGACTAACACAAAGTTCTCACCATACCAAGAGACCCGGAACCCGGTTGGGGCGggtaaaaacacacaaagtACGACGAGAAACTTTGACATCGAGCTTGTGCAAGCCGGACAATGCTACCAGCACCGTACCCGGATAGTGTACAGTACAGGAACACAAACTGTGTCCTTTCGTTCTGATcgtacccacacacacacacacacacacacacacacacacacacacatccgagCGGTCAAACGGATCGGACCGTGAAAGTCAACTTATCAGCGGGCAAGATTTATGTTCCACCACACCACGCTGCACtcacgtgctgctgctgctgctgctgctgctgctgctgctgcacacatTCGCCGCTGCCAAGGCCAAACGGGACGTTTTGGTCGGAACAAATCCCGCATAACTATTCCGCTTTCTGGTGCGCGTAAGAGCACATAAGGGAACGGGCAGTGACAACctgaaaagaaataaaacgaaGCAACAAAACCCACCCCTCCGCGCCCTCCCCATTTGCGGGGAGTTACCCGCAGTATATTGTCGACTGTAAATCACGAGCTTGAAATTGAACAGTAAAGACGGAtggtttggcaaaatgctgtACTCGTTACGGGGCCGCCAGTACAGTACGGCAGCAGCCGCACAGTGGATAAGCGAATGATGCATTTGATCCATTTCGGTTCGGTCGCAACTTCGTTCCCGGCCGATTTATTGGGCAATATTGCGTTGCTGGAGCGAAAGGAGCCGCTTCGGATGTGTTGCCGGCTAGGAATTTCCCTACAATTTGTCCTACAGTGGTTCTAACAAATCGATAACAATCAGCGGGGAATATGTcctaacaataaaacaaaaatcagttttaaattattaatactATAAAATCGTtcttattatttaaaatactaTACTCCGCAAAAAGGCATACTATCATTTGAtagtaatttaaatttacgCCACATTCTGCTACCAATTGCTATGCGCAACAAACAAGGGCAAAAGGTCCATTACGAGCGTAGCGTCAATGGCGGGATGATGTTTGTGCCCCCCCTCCCGGCTGCCTGTCCAGGACATTCGTTTACCGTAAAACATTACCCCACATTCGACGATGAGCGCATTATGTTGTGACACTATAAATAAAGTTTGCCATGCGATGCGCGGTGCCCGTAGTTTGTTTCATGAATAATTCCATTACTGCGCGCGTTAATTTCTCCCGCCAGGCACATCAAAACAAGGTACTCTCCTCAGGGGAGTGGTGTGGCGGGTACTTTTTTGGGCCATTACCATTTTGGGGAAGATGCGATGCAGTGCCAACTTTAGAGTGCTGTTGCCCTGCTGAAGAATAGTTgtgctgtttcttttttttttttaatcacaaaTAAATCACCCCACATTCACAGTGCGAATCAACGCGAGCACGGCAAGGTCACGGCACAACTCTATCACCTAAGCTTTATTGTCCACCTTGCTGCGCTTGGCAGCGGATGGTTCGGCCACACCGTCCGGTGCGGGCTGGGGCCATTCCACCTGTCCGGGCGACTCTTCCTCCAGCTCAATGAAGAACCACAGCGATCGTCCCAGCTCCGGCCAGGCAATGCGTTTCTCTACCGGCAAAAACAATTGCTTCAACAAGCACTGCACCTCCCTGGATACGGTTATGTTGGACGGGAATATAACACCGCGGTTGATTTTCTACATTAGTGCagagatgggggggggggggggggagggggttaaCACAGTTGATGAACGATGATAAAatgatgattaaaaaaaaagaacaacaggagagaaaaaaaagttagtACCACACAGTGTTGCCATACCTGTAGCAGCAGGTTCACCTGTTTTTCGTTGGAGAACGGTAGCCGGCCGTAAAGCAGCGAGTACAGCACCACGCCGGACGCCCAGATGTCGGCGTGGACGGGATCGTACGGTTTGAACCGCAGCAGCTCCGGGCTGGCGTACGCGTGGCTGCCGCAGAACGTTTTGGACAGGACCGGCGCGTCGGCGTCCCGCGCCCGACAGGCGAACCCGAAATCGATCAGCTTCAGCCGGTCGTTCCCATCGAGCACCATGTTTTCGAGCTTGATGTCCCGATGGGCGTACCCGGCCGTGTGTATGTACTCGAGGGCGGCCAGCAGCTGGCGGTAGTACCGGCGGGCGCGCACTTCCGGCAGGTGGCCCTGCCTGCGTATCAAGCTGAGCAGCGTACCGTGCTCGGCGTACCGCATGGAAATGTAGACCCTAACGAGAgggagataaagagagagagagagagagagaggcagagagtGAGCGGGAGTAATGGAAGGATCGCGGGGGGGGGCGGGTCTTCCGCCATGCACACCTCATCGTCGTTTCGATCACTTCGTAGTAGTGGATAATGTTTTCGTGGCGCAGATTGCGGATCGCGTCCAGCTCGCGCGGCAAACACTTTTGCAGGAACGTTTCGCCGGCAGTCGTTTTCGACATAATCTTTATCGCCACCGTTCGCTTAAACTTCGTCCAGTACGCTTTCTGAAACGGAAGGGTTGTGGTAAGTGCACGGAAAGCACCTGACCAAAGAGCGTAACCCCGCGCGCCTTACCTTCACGACCGCGTACGTTCCCTGGCCGATCACCTCGCCGACGATGTAGCCGTGCGTGGCTAGCGTCGTTGCCTGGTGCGAGAGGCGCTGCTGGCTTTCCGGCAGGGCTTCATTCAGCCGCGTCTGCGCACTCATCGTCGTCCTTTCGCCGGGAAGGCCGGTTACCAGCCAATGTTCACaattaccacacacacacacacaacaacacgctGCACACTGAACGTTTTTGATCGCGTATTAGCACGGTAACGCTAGTGGTGTAATTTGGTCAAGCGCACGATTTTGAGGAGCAAATTTTCGGATGTCCTGTCCCCCCTGCTTTGTTGCCAAACACTAATGCTCCATGCATGGGAGAGAACGAAGAGGAGTAAGAAAAGGTACAATCAAATGTCAAAcgtttgtttgcaaattgCATGGCCTGCTGCGCTATCGTCACTACTACTGTTAAGAGGCGAATGAACTCcgcaggagccaaagcctctctaaacAATACTAACAATAACATCGTCACTACTACACGCGGCTGTTTCCACTGCGTGACAGTGTGTTAGTGCAAGGATTTGGTGACTGATtagttttggtgactgttttggattgtataaaataataaagtaACAACACCTTCAGCAATCTAACCAGGTATTTATTGTCAACGAATATATAACCAtaacctgctgctgcaggaCATGATGGAATCGCACCAGAGTCGCATGTTTTCGTTTTCCAATTCATTATTCCGGACCTTATGGCGGAAGTTTGTACGTAATCTGCCTAGCTCGCCTGTTCTTTCCTTGGGAATCACCGGATGCCATATGAACGAAATGGCCAGCTTGTTCCTGGGCAAGGCAGTGAAAACTTAGTGATGGGTatagttggcaaaaatccggagtcaactccgatccgactccgataatttTGGAACCGACTCCGAAATGTAGGTCCGcccagcattatccggagtcgttcggaatcgtccggaatcgtccagagtcgttcggagtcgtccgaagtcattcggtgtcggagtcgtccagagtcgcccggtgtcgtccggagtcttccggaatcggttggagtcggagtcatcagAAGTCGGCCTTCGACACAAAAGCCTGTATACGAAGTGGacgcgcaaagtgaaagaaaaagaaacacatcgaaatgaaatgcctgaTCACAAGTACATTGGAGCGGACGGCTCATGTTGGCTCCGACCTACTCCGATTCCAGTTGCCTCCGATCGACTCTAGActactccgaatgactccgactccaaacaactccgaatgactccgactccaaacaactccggccgactccggtcgattccAAAAGACTCCGTTTTCGAACGATTCTGGACgtctccgaacgactccggacgactttggacgactccgactacgTGCAGAACTAGTGGTTCGGATTTTGCGGGAGTCGGCTCGGACTCGTGGGTGCGCgccaaagagcacatcactagtgaGAACCTCGTTCTGCTGTTCTAGTGGATCTTCCAGAAGGATAGAGGACACAAGAACGTGTTCATGAAAGTGCATATGTTAGGCATCTTCCTCTCCGAACGTGGTGAAGATGATTTCATCAGAGTTGGACAAGGTGTAATACCTTAAGGGCGCGAAAACTATAACTACAGATCCAACATAGGCTTTCGGTACATCTGCGCACCTAGTCATGTTTGGTCGAAGTTGTCGAAGTTGAATAGGACACAGACAGGCACCACTACTAGTCATCTTTGGTTGGGAATCATATTGATTCTTCATTTAGATTCTAAGACCACTCTACTGCTTAATAGATGCTTGTAGTTTCAGCACCTGGAACTAATGAAGATCCTGTTAAAACGGGGCAGCATCAATGCACTATATAACCCTCTAAATCCTCTTAGTAGTCACATTCGCGAGGAAGAAGCTTGACAATGTGGCatgacaatggaggagcccaTACAACGGCAATCTCACAGTCGTGCAGCGCATCAACCACGCCAGGCTCCGGTTGGCCATGTAATTCGCATGGACCCAGCATGTAAAGTCCCTTTTAGGTCGTCCAAAAGGACGGAAGTAACAGACTAGGTCCAAGATGAAGTGGCAAAACCTAGTCGAGGCGTCCTCCCATAAAGCAGGGATAACGGATTGGCAGACGAAGCCGCAGTCTAAGATCACAAAGCGATTGTAGCCAGTAAGATCCAACTTTCAGTGGCGACTGGTACTATAGGGTCCTCAAGCATTTTGGTCCAATGGGGTTTGGGTTCGTTTGACAGGTTCCTCGTACCAAGGACCATCGCTTCGTCTGCCAATCCGTTATCCCTGCTTTTAGGTAGGACCCCTCGACGAGACTTTGCCACTTCATCTTGGAACTAGTCTGTTCCTTTGGTCCTTTTGGACGACCTAAAAGAGGCTTTACATGCCAGGTCCATGTGAATCACATGACCCACCACTGTACATCATCCGATCTCGTGCTAGGATATGGTTCGTAACGGAAATCGCAAAAGATGATGCTAAATATTTCCATCCCAAGCCACAGTTTGTCCGGTAAACTTTTTAAGTATTATCTTATGATGAATATCAGATCCGGTCTGATCATCAGATGATCTAATGTCATGGCTATATCCATGACCATGACTTAGATGCTACCTACCTACCACCACACTCCATGGGTTGGTGAGGATTATAAGCAACCGGTACCGGACGCtctaaacaataacaaacaagTAAGCAAGAAGTAAGTAACACtttggtggttttttttatatgatttgttatgcttttattatcatttttaaatgaTACTCGCAGTCCACACCAGGCGTTAGTGTTGCGTTGATTGGTTTTGCGCTGTTTGCATAACGAAATGTGTGGCAAATACACGTTCGgtagtcagtttttttgtgtggtaagCATTCCAAATGACCACGCAGGCAGCGGCAATGATCATCACCCACTCGCGCAGCTATAGTGTCTCGTGTAAATAATGCGTGTATAGATGTTGTaagtgttggtgtgcgtgtgtgtgtgtgtgtatataatACGATCCTCAAAAAAGTGGGAAGTTTTCCTTCATCCCAAACCTCAAGAAAGCTTTCCACGCACCGTCCTGGCCCGTTCCCACTGTGTTAACAATTGTGGGTAGGATTTGCGCCGCCTATTTACTCTAGCGTGTTCTCTAGCGTGATAAGCTTGGGTGGAGAGTCCTTAAAGCGTCGCTTCCTTTTGTCCTGTTGCGTGTTACTGTGTGCCACAGCATGGAAGATATGCAGCTGACTCTGGTGAGTAATGAAGAGGTTACATTCTTTGCCCTTTAAATATCCGACCGGATCTCTTGCGACCGGCTGGCACAGCACCAAGTATCCTATTCCCCCCCCCTTTCAGCGTTTGGTTACGATAAACACGCTTAAACTCAAATCCCTATCAACACTAATAGCAAACACAAATGCATGCGAATGTGCGGAGCAACAATACACAACACAAGTAAAGCGCATCACAGTATGTAGTTAGAGTTGGGGTTTTTGGCGAgcctcgaaagtaaaattttatggccattttttttttttaatattatgcGCATGCGATAACTCGAACTAGGGTTGCAACGGGTAAAACGGATTCCGAAACAGATTTTGCGCAACTGAACCTTTTTAATGCAAACTTTCACAAACGTGTTCTCCATCTTCACGTGGGTTTCGGGCTTTACTCTCCATCTGCGCAGTGCAGCATGTTTGCGCACGGTACCGTAGAATAAATAGGTTTCTATCTAATATGTACATAAAGCCCGGGGGCTCAGCAACACTACCCCGTCCCTAGCCCTCCCTAACTGGTCACCGGGTACAACTGCAGTCAACTTTCGCGCGGCTAATGATAGTACTTTGCGGTGCGCGCAATTTAAAACCTGCCCCAAAATCAAAACCTTGTAGCGTTTgtatatctgtgtgtgtgttttaagcgTAAATAACAGTACAAACTTactttaaaaagaaaagaaaaacactgaTTCTCTTCACGCCTCATCACCATCACATCAACATACACATTACTTACGGGTATGTACGTCTGTCTGCTAAACAAAATCACTGGCTTAATCTATGGgattgcccccccccccctcctgtGTCCTTTTCACCACCCGCAGCGACTGATCTGACTAGCTCATTGGTGCCGTTTTGTCCAATTATCACCAGCTGGATGGTGCTATCCGCATTATCTTGATGATTCCACTCTTGTAGTACTGTGGTATACTGATCATGTAGTTGGTGTCCCGGCCGCGGGAAGGCTGCCGAAGGATGTTCACTATTTTGCCtacaaatagaaaataaa
This sequence is a window from Anopheles merus strain MAF chromosome 3R, AmerM5.1, whole genome shotgun sequence. Protein-coding genes within it:
- the LOC121596351 gene encoding testis-specific serine/threonine-protein kinase 3-like isoform X2 — translated: MSAQTRLNEALPESQQRLSHQATTLATHGYIVGEVIGQGTYAVVKKAYWTKFKRTVAIKIMSKTTAGETFLQKCLPRELDAIRNLRHENIIHYYEVIETTMRVYISMRYAEHGTLLSLIRRQGHLPEVRARRYYRQLLAALEYIHTAGYAHRDIKLENMVLDGNDRLKLIDFGFACRARDADAPVLSKTFCGSHAYASPELLRFKPYDPVHADIWASGVVLYSLLYGRLPFSNEKQKINRGVIFPSNITVSREVQCLLKQLFLPVEKRIAWPELGRSLWFFIELEEESPGQVEWPQPAPDGVAEPSAAKRSKVDNKA
- the LOC121596351 gene encoding testis-specific serine/threonine-protein kinase 3-like isoform X1, translating into MSAQTRLNEALPESQQRLSHQATTLATHGYIVGEVIGQGTYAVVKKAYWTKFKRTVAIKIMSKTTAGETFLQKCLPRELDAIRNLRHENIIHYYEVIETTMRVYISMRYAEHGTLLSLIRRQGHLPEVRARRYYRQLLAALEYIHTAGYAHRDIKLENMVLDGNDRLKLIDFGFACRARDADAPVLSKTFCGSHAYASPELLRFKPYDPVHADIWASGVVLYSLLYGRLPFSNEKQVNLLLQKINRGVIFPSNITVSREVQCLLKQLFLPVEKRIAWPELGRSLWFFIELEEESPGQVEWPQPAPDGVAEPSAAKRSKVDNKA
- the LOC121596351 gene encoding testis-specific serine/threonine-protein kinase 4-like isoform X3, which produces MSAQTRLNEALPESQQRLSHQATTLATHGYIVGEVIGQGTYAVVKKAYWTKFKRTVAIKIMSKTTAGETFLQKCLPRELDAIRNLRHENIIHYYEVIETTMRVYISMRYAEHGTLLSLIRRQGHLPEVRARRYYRQLLAALEYIHTAGYAHRDIKLENMVLDGNDRLKLIDFGFACRARDADAPVLSKTFCGSHAYASPELLRFKPYDPVHADIWASGVVLYSLLYGRLPFSNEKQGGAVLVEAIVFAGRETHCLAGAGTIAVVLH